TCAGCCCCTCGATGTCCCGGAGCGCCACCAGCATCCGCGCATCCGGCTCGAGCTGCGAGATGGCCCGCTGCACCCGGGCCCGCTCGCGCGCCGCGTCGAGCATGGCATCCGGCAGGGGCGGGGCCTCCAGCGCCCCGGAGAGCACCTTTTCACCTACGTCCACATACTCGTCCGTGCGCCCCTGCCCCCGGCGCTTGAGGTACTTGAGCCGGTTGAGGCACTGGTTCTTGCTGATGCGCAGCAGCCACGTGGAGAGCTTCGCGTCCTCGCGGAACTTGCGGAGGTTCTGGTGGACGCTGACGAAGATGTCCTGGACCAGGTCCTGCGCCTCCTCCCGGTCTCCCAGCATCCGCACGCAGAAGTCGTACACCCGGTCCTGGTGCTCGCGCACGAGCACCTCGAAGGCCTCGGGCTCCCCCTGGCGCAACCGTGCCAGCAGCGCCCGCTCGGCCGCCCCCGGTTCCCCGGCGGCGTCTGTTGGCTCCCGTCCGATGTCGAGCACTCCGCTCCAGAACACCCGAGACCTCCCGCGGCCTGGCACGCAG
Above is a window of Stigmatella erecta DNA encoding:
- a CDS encoding RNA polymerase sigma factor, with the translated sequence MFWSGVLDIGREPTDAAGEPGAAERALLARLRQGEPEAFEVLVREHQDRVYDFCVRMLGDREEAQDLVQDIFVSVHQNLRKFREDAKLSTWLLRISKNQCLNRLKYLKRRGQGRTDEYVDVGEKVLSGALEAPPLPDAMLDAARERARVQRAISQLEPDARMLVALRDIEGLSYEEIVDITELPEGTVKSRLHRAREKLADILGRLEE